The genomic segment CCGCCAGATCGACCAGGGCGCGGTCCAGGGCGTCCCGCTGGGCCCGGGTGGCCCGCGACTTCTGCCGCCGTTCCAGGTCCTTGAGCTGGCCGGCCGAGCCCCGGGCGGCGCCGGCCGCGCCCTTGCCGGTGCCGCCCGCGCCGAGTGCCGTCTGCAGGGCGGCCTTTTCGGCGGCGTCGGCGTCGGCCACCGCGGCCGCCGCCTCCGCCTCGGCCGCGTCGATGAGCGCGGACGCGGCGTCGAAGCAGGCGCCGACGCCGGTGAGCCGGCGGGGCACCGCCAGCACCGCGTCCCGCCGCTGCCGGGCGTCCGGGTCGCGGGCCAGCCGTCGGGCCCGGCCGACGTGCCCCTGGGCGGCCGCCGCCGCCCAGCCGGCCACCTCCGGCGCCACCTGGTCCCGGCCGGTCAGCACGGCCGCGACGGCGGCGGCGGGCGGCTGCCGCAGCGGTACCAGCCGGCAGCGGGACCGGATGGTGACCGAGATGTCGTCCGGGTGGGTGGACGGCGCGCAGAGCAGGAAGACGGTCCGCGGCGGCGGCTCCTCGATCGCCTTGAGCAGGGCGTTGCTGGCCGCCTCGGTGAGCCGGTCGGCATCCTCGATGACCAGCACCTGCCAGCGCCCGCCGGAGGGGGTGCTGGCGGCGCGCAGCACCAGCGCCCGCATCTCGCCGACCCCGATGGAGAGCCCTTCGGGCACCACGAAGCGCACGTCGGCGTGGGTGCCGGTCAGCGTGGTGTGGCAGCCGGCGCAGTTGCCGCACCCGGTGCCGTAGGCGCACTGCAGGGCGGCGGCGAGGGCCCGCGCGGCGACCGACCGTCCCGAGCCGGGCGGGCCGGTGAAGATCCAGGCATGGGTCATCGCGCCGGTGCCCGGCCCGGCACCGGCCGGCTCGACGGCACCCGGCTCGGTGCCGGTCGGGTCCGTGGCCGCGATCAGTTCGGCCGCGGCGGCGGCTGCCGCCCGCAGTGTCGCGACGGCGTCGTCCTGGCCGACCAGGTCGGCGAAGACATCGGCCATCAGGTCCGGCGCTCCAGCCCCGGTCCCCGGCCCGGTCCGGCCGCGGCGGCCCAGCCGGACCGGTCCGCCTCCGGCCCGCCGGCATCGGTGTCGGTCCGCCCGTCGACACCGTCGGCGGCCGCGGCGGCACCGTCCCGGTCGGCCGGACCGTCCCCGTCGGTCGGGTCATGCCGGTCGGCCGAACCGTCCCTGGGCGGCGTGGGCAGCAGGGCGGTCACCCGGGCCGCGACCGTCCCGGAGATCTCCGGGGCCGGGCGGGCGGCGTCGAGCACCAGGTACCGCTTGGGTTCGTTCGAGGCCAGGTCGAGGAAGGCG from the Solwaraspora sp. WMMD1047 genome contains:
- a CDS encoding DNA polymerase III subunit delta', producing the protein MADVFADLVGQDDAVATLRAAAAAAAELIAATDPTGTEPGAVEPAGAGPGTGAMTHAWIFTGPPGSGRSVAARALAAALQCAYGTGCGNCAGCHTTLTGTHADVRFVVPEGLSIGVGEMRALVLRAASTPSGGRWQVLVIEDADRLTEAASNALLKAIEEPPPRTVFLLCAPSTHPDDISVTIRSRCRLVPLRQPPAAAVAAVLTGRDQVAPEVAGWAAAAAQGHVGRARRLARDPDARQRRDAVLAVPRRLTGVGACFDAASALIDAAEAEAAAAVADADAAEKAALQTALGAGGTGKGAAGAARGSAGQLKDLERRQKSRATRAQRDALDRALVDLAGFYRDVLTVSMGAPVAPVHTDTEPLARAAAGKWTPEGTLRRLEAVLACRTAIETNVKPRIAVEAMMLALWKG